TTAATAACATAGCCTTATTCCAAGAAAGACCAAATGTAATGAGAAATATATTTAGTGAGAAATTTGGTCACTCACCAATTCATCtctacaacaacaacagaCCACTTTTCAAAAAATGTAATTGGCAGAATTTCTAACTTTGAACAAAAATAGTAAGAGGATATCAAGTATGCAATCAAGGCAGAACAAAGCTGTATATTGTGGGCTTTTTAATGACATACGCCCAATTCTGCTTCCGGTAATGTATATGGTTTTCAATGTTACAGGTATGGAGTTTAAACCTGCTGCAGTCGTACCTCCAACAGACTTGAATTTCACTCGCTACACATCAAAAGTGTCAGCTATTGTTGACATAAGCCACGATTAAAATCAATACAACAAATAGATGAGACAAAATTAAATTCGGCCTCAATTTCTCCTCCATATGATGACAAAGACGGGAAAAAAAAGCCATTCAATTAATCAAGTCCATAAGGTACTTTCAAGCATTCTCTACATGTGTCTGTCCTTTAATCAGTTCTCTGACAAAAACAGCATCTCTGATGCACAAAGGTTACACTGAATCAATAAGATCTTGGTAAGTccatgttttattttctctaacTTCAGGTTCAAGAGAGGAGTACACTGCTTCAAAGTTCCTGAGGAAATCTCCCTTCCCAAATGTAGTTATAACAAGAGAATCTGTGTTCATTTCAACTGCTTTGTAAAGAAACCCATGCTTCCTCCATATATCTAAAGTTGCAGACCCATCATAGCCAATTTTGGTTGCATCAAACAGTATTCCAACTGTGATAATATCAGGATCCACACCACGGGTCAGTGATCGGGAGAACAATATTCTAAGGCGAGTGAAATCTTTCATCTTCAAATAAGCTAGCATTATTATGTTTACCACAGTTGCATTCCATGGGACACCTTTGTCTTCCATTTCTAGTACGATGGAATCCATACCTCTTCGACTCAAAAGAGCAGCATGAGATAGGAGATGCAAACACCAAATGAGATCAGTCTGACCATATTTTGGAGAAAGATCAATTCCCAAGTTTTCTAGACTGGAAAACTTATAGTTCTCAATATAAACTTCTGCGACTTTCCTGATCAAATCATCCTTTAAAATTGCTCTTGAGTTCAGAGCTCTCCTATAAAACACTTCCATCTTCTCCAAGATCCCAAATTTTGCATAAACTTCCAGCATTGCAATTAAAGTAGGAGCCTGCAAATCCATTCTTTTCGAAACCATGGATTGATATACTCTTTCCATCCTATTCAGTAACCCTCCACGTGCAAACTCTCGAATAAGTAAATTATAGGTAATGTGGTCCGGCGAACAGCCATTTAATCTCATCTTCTTCAGGCACATACCCATCTCATCATACATTTTATATTTCCCATAAGCTTCAATTAGCCCATCATAAGTATCAGCATCTGGTGCCAGGTTCATTTCTTTCATCTCGTTAATTAAGAGCATGGCATCATCAAATTTTCCATTTCTTGAAAGACCATGAACAATCGAATTGTATATTTCTACAGACATCCCAAGATCATGACTCTTCATATCCTGAAAGCACACTACTGCCTCTTCAATCAGGTCCTCCTCAACTAGCAATCCTATCATCTTGCAGTAGTTGATTTCATCAATTCGTGATTTCTCAATGTTCCTCCATACATCAAACAACTGATAAAAGATTCCAGCATCACAATTCCAATCAGAAACATAGTAAAGTAACCAAAACCCAATTTGTATGTTGGTCTATTTGGATGCTAAGGATACAAAagcaaagaaaaacataaaaaccaAACCAGACATCCTATGTTTCCTACATGCCCATGAACAGAACTAAAACAGATAATAATTCAAACTTattgttgcaaagataaaagTAAATATGCAAAACAGTAAATTCAAGAATGAACAGAAACTGACCTGCAAGATTTCCATGGGCCTGGAATCATGTATGAGGAATCTGATGACAGCCCAGAAGTGGTCTGTGGTCCAATCTCCATCATCTCTAAGCAGCTGCAAAGGGCAACAGTCATTCTCCTTC
This is a stretch of genomic DNA from Argentina anserina chromosome 4, drPotAnse1.1, whole genome shotgun sequence. It encodes these proteins:
- the LOC126791096 gene encoding pentatricopeptide repeat-containing protein At4g14190, chloroplastic, with amino-acid sequence METVVKLQHSNCNISSNQWSFKHNNTLFLFPKTQTPKPSTKTTTLFLCHAHHYFSPTPPLPPHKATSPTKHTTHHDNNKLRALLETLMEKENDCCPLQLLRDDGDWTTDHFWAVIRFLIHDSRPMEILQLFDVWRNIEKSRIDEINYCKMIGLLVEEDLIEEAVVCFQDMKSHDLGMSVEIYNSIVHGLSRNGKFDDAMLLINEMKEMNLAPDADTYDGLIEAYGKYKMYDEMGMCLKKMRLNGCSPDHITYNLLIREFARGGLLNRMERVYQSMVSKRMDLQAPTLIAMLEVYAKFGILEKMEVFYRRALNSRAILKDDLIRKVAEVYIENYKFSSLENLGIDLSPKYGQTDLIWCLHLLSHAALLSRRGMDSIVLEMEDKGVPWNATVVNIIMLAYLKMKDFTRLRILFSRSLTRGVDPDIITVGILFDATKIGYDGSATLDIWRKHGFLYKAVEMNTDSLVITTFGKGDFLRNFEAVYSSLEPEVRENKTWTYQDLIDSV